In a single window of the Zea mays cultivar B73 chromosome 5, Zm-B73-REFERENCE-NAM-5.0, whole genome shotgun sequence genome:
- the LOC100382538 gene encoding uncharacterized protein LOC100382538, with product MAGYPEDNQHALNGYDDEEVDEEGHPGRRGGRDGASGYGDAGGEDVRGAGGDSSGKIFVGGVAWETTEESFSKHFEKYGAITDSVIMKDKHTKMPRGFGFVTFSDPSVIDKVLEDEHVIDGRTVEVKRTVPREEMNTKDGPKTRKIFIGGLPASLTEDELKDHFSLYGKVLEHQIMLDHSTGRSRGFGFVTFESEDSVERVISEGRMRDLGGKQVEIKKAEPKKHGSDNIGNGRSSQGGGGYRSTYRGGGGAGSGSSGSGGGGYGFGDAYRSAAASYGYDGGAGAGYGYGRGYGYGGNAGFASGFGGGYGGSMYGGAYGAYGAYGGGAYGGGAYGGGAYGGSAYGGAPGGGYGTGGYGSYGGAGGTGGGSTGARGSSRYHPYGK from the exons ATGGCGGGGTACCCGGAGGACAACCAGCACGCGTTGAACGGGTACGACGATGAGGAGGTCGACGAGGAGGGGCACCCCGGGCGGCGGGGAGGTCGGGATGGGGCGTCTGGGTACGGCGATGCTGGCGGAGAGGATGTGAGGGGGGCGGGCGGCGACTCATCGGG GAAGATTTTTGTCGGAGGCGTTGCTTGGGAGACAACTGAAG AATCATTCTCCAAGCATTTTGAGAAGTATGGGGCAATAACTGATTCTGTAATTATGAAGGACAAGCATACTAAGATGCCTCGTGGATTTGGATTCGTTACATTTTCTGATCCATCTGTTATAGACAAGGTTTTGGAGGATGAACACGTTATAGATGGCAGAACG GTGGAAGTCAAGAGGACAGTTCCGAGGGAAGAGATGAATACCAAAGATGGCCCTAAGACAAGAAAGATCTTCATCGGTGGGCTACCTGCATCTCTTactgaag ATGAGTTGAAGGATCACTTTTCATTGTATGGTAAGGTGCTTGAACATCAGATAATGCTTGATCATAGCACTGGGCGTTCTAGAGGGTTTGGTTTTGTCACTTTTGAAAGTGAAGATTCTGTTGAAAGAGTCATATCAGAGGGGAGAATGCGTGATCTTGGTGGGAAGCAG GTTGAAATAAAGAAGGCTGAACCAAAGAAACATGGATCTGATAACATCGGTAATGGGAGATCAAGCCAAGGGGGTGGAGGTTACCGCAGTACTTACCGTGGTGGTGGTGGAGCTGGTAGTGGCAGCAGCGGCAGCGGTGGGGGTGGTTATGGGTTTGGTGATGCTTATCGATCTGCTGCAGCGAGTTATGGATATGATGGTGGCGCAGGAGCAGGATATGGCTATGGTAGAGGGTATGGCTATGGAGGCAATGCTGGCTTTGCGTCTGGTTTTGGTGGTGGGTATGGTGGATCCATGTATGGAGGCGCATATGGTGCATATGGGGCATACGGTGGTGGTGCTTATGGAGGTGGTGCCTATGGAGGTGGTGCATATGGAGGCAGCGCCTATGGTGGCGCCCCAGGTGGTGGTTATGGCACTGGTGGATACGGCAGTTATGGTGGAGCAGGTGGTACTGGTGGTGGGAGTACAGGTGCTCGGGGTTCAAGTAGGTACCATCCATATGGAAAATAA